From the Acetomicrobium sp. S15 = DSM 107314 genome, one window contains:
- a CDS encoding CDP-alcohol phosphatidyltransferase family protein has translation MVTNMGKFIDPLADKILVTAALISLVELQLLPDWIVAVIVSREFMVT, from the coding sequence ACCAACATGGGCAAGTTCATCGATCCCCTGGCTGACAAAATACTCGTGACGGCGGCGCTGATCTCGCTCGTCGAGCTCCAACTCCTTCCGGATTGGATCGTGGCGGTCATAGTGTCGCGGGAGTTCATGGTGACAG